In Armatimonadota bacterium, the genomic stretch CAGAGCTTCAACAAGTTCCTTGTAATCGCATTCCGAAACAGCCCCTTCGTCCCGTGGGTTCTTATGGTCATTAACTACCTGTTCGGATAGAAGTTGTGCAGAATTTTTCCGCTTAGTCGGCATTACCTTCACCTCAGTCGTATAAGAAGATATGGCACTATGACCTTATATACCCGTCTGGAATGTCTTCTCGTCAGTTGTAATGTCATTTCAAGCGCTGAGCCAGTGGTATGCCATTATTTTTGCTGCATTAAGTGATAATACTAGTTCATCTGCTCAATCATAGTTGGTATAATATTGATATAGATATGCAATTATGACTAGCAATATGCTTAAAAAACGAATATTGATTGTTGGAGACAGCGCGGCACTGGAGAACGCCTATCTTCAGATACCATCCGGTGTCGCAGTTGAACTTGTGCACACATTCGATGAGGCTCTGGAGAAACACTCGCGCGCCGCTTCGGATAAAATCGTAATCGACCCTGCATTTCTTTTTCAGTCCGATGTGGAGATATTCAGCGCGTTTGACGCTGTCCTTCGTGCCGAAGATCAAAAGGTCATATTGGCTGGCGAGAAAACAGCCATAGCGTATATAGATTCCGATTTCAAATTCATATGGGCCAACCCTGCATATGAAGCGCTGTTCGGAGTCGTGATCGATTTCAAAAAGGACAGCTATTTCGATTTACACTCCGGCTGCAATGACCGGGCCGTTATTGAATGCGTGCGAAATACCATGCTGCCGATAAGGATTAGTGCCTGCCCTGCCAAATCCGATTTGGAACTCATATGCACCATTTCTCCGCTTGCGAGTGCGACTGAAGAGTTCTATGGGTTTGCAATATCCATAACCCAGTGCAAGTTCAATACGCAAGTCGACAGAAAGCCTCATACGCCGCGAGTCGAAGAGTTGCAGGCGACTATAGACAGACTCCACGCCGAGATTGAACAGCGCAGACTGGCAGAGGAAGAACTCATAAATGCCCGAGCGATTGCCGAGCAGCGCGCTAATGAAATAGAATCGCTGATTTCCGGAATGACTGAAGGAGTGGCGCTCTTTGACGCCCAAGGGAATGTGCGACTCATAAATGGCATCGGGCAGAATCTGCTGGGTATCGAGTCTAAAATGTCCCATATCGATTGGGCAAAAACACTACACAGATACACACTTGAAGGCCAGGAAATGACTGTTGAGCGGCATCCGTTGACTCGCGCGCTGAGCGGCGAAAGAGTTATCGATGAGCGCTATAGAGTTATTACGAGCGCAGGACGAGATTTCATTGTCAGTGTCAGCGCGGCTCCTGTTAAGGATTGCCATGAATGTGTAATTGGAGCCACTCTCGTCTTTCGGGATATCAGCGATCTTGTTGCAATAGAGGATCAGAAGCGTGAAGTATATGAGCGAGAGCACAGGATTGCGGAAATACTTCAACAGGCTCTCATCCCGCCGCAGGTAAGTTATAACATCGAAGGCTGCAAAATCGTAGTGAAGTATCAGCCCGCGCTTGACGAGGCAGCCGTGGGCGGCGATTTCTATGATATTTTTGATATGGGTGACGGAAAGATAGGCATCCTTATCGGTGATATTGCGGGCAAGGGGCTTCCCGCCGCGATACGAGTGGCTGCCGCCCGTTATTCCATACGCAGCTATGCTTTCTTGGACCCGAGTCCGTCTGTGGTTATGACTTTGGCAAACCAGGCTTTATGCAAAGAGGAAACCTCAGAAATAGGGCTGCTTACCGCGTTTTTTGCCGTGGTGGATGTGCCCAGCGGCATCATTACATACGCAAACGGAGGTCATGAACCTCCGCTCGTGCTGGGCGCGGATGGGGATGCCAAGGAACTCGAACTGCAGGGCGGCGGACTTGGGTTTTATGACGGGTTCGTCTATGCCGAAGCCTCTCTGGAGCTAAAGCCGGGTGATGTAATGATTATGATAACCGACGGGATCACGGAGGCCAGATCGGCAAACGGGGAGATGTTCAACAAAGAGGGCGTAAAGCAATATCTAGTGAAGAGCCGCCGCCGCAACCTCGATTCTCTGGCTCAAGGCATTGTTGAATCGGCCAGGCATCACGCGGGCGGAAACCTTCAGGACGATGCGGCAGTGGTTGTCGTGCAGCTTGAGGGCGTGCCGAACACCGACTGATACGGATGTCGACAATAGTATCTGCTCAGCATCATATACCCACGCCTGATCGGTTGTGATTGTTACCCTCAGCCGTGGTGATTGCATTCTCGTTGTCGGCAACAACGATGCCGATGTGGTCCGAATCAACATCTTCGATAAGCTCCAAAGTTTGACTTATGTTAGTTTGTATGTTAAATTATTTCTTGAACCGGCTTTGATGTGGGCTGGTTCCTTTTTTTGTATATGCATGGAAGGGTAATTATCTGTCTATGATGTTGCTTGGAACACAAAGAGTAAACAGCCGCGATCACCTTGAAATTGGCGGTTGTGATTCGGCTGATCTGGCGGCAGAGTTCGGCACGCCATTATACGTAATGGACGAAAAATTAATTCGCGATAAATGCCGGGCTTACAGGCAGGCATTTGCTCGTGAATATGGTGATGCGGATATAGCATACGCAAGCAAGGCGTTTATTGTGACTGCAATGTGCGCTTTAGCCGACCAGGAATGCATGTGGCTGGATGTCGCAAGCGCAGGCGAGCTTTATACGGCCAAATGCGCGGGCTTTCCGATGGAGCGCATACTGGTCCATGGCAACTTCAAATCTGCTGATGAGCTTGAGATGGCTGTCGGATATGGCGCGAAATATGTAGTTGTCGACAGTTTCATAGAGCTCGAACTGCTCAGCGCAATCGCACAAGATGCAGGCAAGACTCAGGATATACTGCTCAGGTGCAATCCGGGTGTAGACCCTCACACTCATAGACTGATCCGCACCGGCCAGGAAGACAGCAAGTTCGGCTTCAATATAAAAGACGGCTCGGCTATGAAGGCTGTAAAGCAGGCGCTCGGATGCAAGGGTATTGCACTGAGGGGTGTACACTGCCATGTCGGCAGCCAGCTCTTCGATCTTTCGCCGTTCATCGATTCGGCTCCGATCATGGCCGATTTCATCAAGCGGATAAAGAGTGAGACCGGCACAGTGATCGAGGTCCTGGATATAGGCGGCGGCCTGGGTGTCAGATACCTTGAAGAGCACGATCCTCCCAGCATAGACGAGTTCGCCAAGGTTATCAGCGAAGCCGTGATTGCTGCCTGTGGCGTAAGGGGAATAGACAAACCGCATCTGATATTGGAGCCCGGCAGGTCCGTTGTCGGCGAGGCCGGCACTACGATCTACACAGTCGGCGCTCCCAAGCAAGTGGATATCTCCGAGGACCCGGGCACACGGACATACCTGCCGGTGGACGGCGGTCTTTCGGACAATCCCCGTCCGGCTCTGTATGACGCGCAGTACTCGGCGATATTGGCAAATCGCGCAGGCGATGAGCCGTCAAATTTATATACGGTCTGCGGCAAGCACTGTGAGACCGATAATCTCATTACAGATATCCTGCTGCCTGAGGCAAAGACAGGCGACCTGTTGGCCGTACAGACCACGGGAGCGTATAATCATTCTATGGCCAGCAACTATAACCGGTTTACGCGACCGCCTGTGGTGTTTGTCGCGGACGGGCATGCCGATCTGGTCGCGCGGCGGGAGAGTATGGACGATCTTGTATCCTGCGATTTACTGCCTGAGAGGTTCAAGGGTTCAGAAACGAAAGTCTAGTTATGTTCAATAATTTTAACCCATACCAGTTCGTTCTTTCGATGATCGCTCTGGTCGTATGCATCACTATCCATGAGTTTGCTCATGCTTACTCGGCATGGAAGGCTGGTGATGATACACCAAAGGCGCAGGGACGCATATCGCTCAATCCATTCGATCATCTTGATCCGATAGGCACAATAATGATGGTTGTGTCTTCTCTTGCGGGGTTCGGGATCGGCTGGGGCAAGCCCGTGCGTATCAATCCGGGCAACTTTCGCAGCCCAAGATGGGATAATTTATGGGTTTCGCTCTGGGGACCGCTCTCAAATCTGCTGACCGCGCTGGTTGTAGGGACTGCTCTTCGGCTTTTTTCGGGGTATATGACCAGTAGCGTGACTGAGTTTCTGTTTGTAATCACTCTTATCAGCATCGCGCTCGCAATTTTCAACCTGATACCCATAGCTCCGCTGGACGGCTCTCACATCGTCTCTTCGCTGCTGCCGGTTGAGCAGGCGCGCAGGTATGATATGTTTATGGCTCGGTATGGATTCATAATTTTTCTGGCGCTGATATTCCTTGCGCCTGACATTTTACGCTCGATAATGGAGCCGCCGAGCAGGTTCTTACTTCATTTATTTGTTGGGGTTTAATGAGGATGAGTAAAGGTAGATTACTTTCTGGCATGCAGCCGACCGGGCTGCTTCATTTGGGCAATCTGGAGGGCGCGCTGGCCAACTGGGTCAAGCTGCAAGACGAATACGAAGCTTTCTATTTCATAGCGGACTGGCATGCCCTGACCACTATGCTCGACCGAACAGAGGAGATAGCAAAGTACAGGCGTGAAGTCGCTGTCGACTTTCTGGCTGCTGGTTTGGACCCGGAAAAGTGCGCCATCTTCGTTCAGTCGGATATCAAGGAGCATGCTGAGCTGTTCCTGCTGCTGAGCATGTCCACGCCCATCGGCTGGCTGGAGCGCGTGCCGACTTTCAAAGAGAAGAAAGAGCAGCTTCATATAGAGTCGGTCAGCTACGGTCTTATGGGCTATCCCGTCCTTATGGCTGGCGACATTCTTATATATAAAGCCGACGCGGTGCCGGTCGGCCAGGACCAGCTTCCGCATTTGGAACTCACGCGTGAGATAGGCAGACGGTTCAACAGCATCTTCGGCGAGATATTCCCGGAATGCAAGGGTCTGCTCACAAAGTACGCCGCCATGCCTGGTCTCGACGGTCGCAAGATGTCCAAGAGCTATAATAACGCCATATATATTTG encodes the following:
- a CDS encoding SpoIIE family protein phosphatase — encoded protein: MTSNMLKKRILIVGDSAALENAYLQIPSGVAVELVHTFDEALEKHSRAASDKIVIDPAFLFQSDVEIFSAFDAVLRAEDQKVILAGEKTAIAYIDSDFKFIWANPAYEALFGVVIDFKKDSYFDLHSGCNDRAVIECVRNTMLPIRISACPAKSDLELICTISPLASATEEFYGFAISITQCKFNTQVDRKPHTPRVEELQATIDRLHAEIEQRRLAEEELINARAIAEQRANEIESLISGMTEGVALFDAQGNVRLINGIGQNLLGIESKMSHIDWAKTLHRYTLEGQEMTVERHPLTRALSGERVIDERYRVITSAGRDFIVSVSAAPVKDCHECVIGATLVFRDISDLVAIEDQKREVYEREHRIAEILQQALIPPQVSYNIEGCKIVVKYQPALDEAAVGGDFYDIFDMGDGKIGILIGDIAGKGLPAAIRVAAARYSIRSYAFLDPSPSVVMTLANQALCKEETSEIGLLTAFFAVVDVPSGIITYANGGHEPPLVLGADGDAKELELQGGGLGFYDGFVYAEASLELKPGDVMIMITDGITEARSANGEMFNKEGVKQYLVKSRRRNLDSLAQGIVESARHHAGGNLQDDAAVVVVQLEGVPNTD
- the lysA gene encoding diaminopimelate decarboxylase — encoded protein: MMLLGTQRVNSRDHLEIGGCDSADLAAEFGTPLYVMDEKLIRDKCRAYRQAFAREYGDADIAYASKAFIVTAMCALADQECMWLDVASAGELYTAKCAGFPMERILVHGNFKSADELEMAVGYGAKYVVVDSFIELELLSAIAQDAGKTQDILLRCNPGVDPHTHRLIRTGQEDSKFGFNIKDGSAMKAVKQALGCKGIALRGVHCHVGSQLFDLSPFIDSAPIMADFIKRIKSETGTVIEVLDIGGGLGVRYLEEHDPPSIDEFAKVISEAVIAACGVRGIDKPHLILEPGRSVVGEAGTTIYTVGAPKQVDISEDPGTRTYLPVDGGLSDNPRPALYDAQYSAILANRAGDEPSNLYTVCGKHCETDNLITDILLPEAKTGDLLAVQTTGAYNHSMASNYNRFTRPPVVFVADGHADLVARRESMDDLVSCDLLPERFKGSETKV
- a CDS encoding site-2 protease family protein, translated to MFNNFNPYQFVLSMIALVVCITIHEFAHAYSAWKAGDDTPKAQGRISLNPFDHLDPIGTIMMVVSSLAGFGIGWGKPVRINPGNFRSPRWDNLWVSLWGPLSNLLTALVVGTALRLFSGYMTSSVTEFLFVITLISIALAIFNLIPIAPLDGSHIVSSLLPVEQARRYDMFMARYGFIIFLALIFLAPDILRSIMEPPSRFLLHLFVGV
- the trpS gene encoding tryptophan--tRNA ligase, whose amino-acid sequence is MSKGRLLSGMQPTGLLHLGNLEGALANWVKLQDEYEAFYFIADWHALTTMLDRTEEIAKYRREVAVDFLAAGLDPEKCAIFVQSDIKEHAELFLLLSMSTPIGWLERVPTFKEKKEQLHIESVSYGLMGYPVLMAGDILIYKADAVPVGQDQLPHLELTREIGRRFNSIFGEIFPECKGLLTKYAAMPGLDGRKMSKSYNNAIYICDSAEETTAKVRTMFTDPLKIRKNDPGHPEGCAVYAMLDVYGKADMHDDCTAGTIGCMECKKRLSTFLNDRLAPIRERRNDLIGHPEKFDEILAAGAEKARKVARVSMEEIRASMHF